DNA from Brachyspira aalborgi:
TTCTAATAAAAAATTAAAAGAAACTGTAAATAATGCTTCTTTAGTTATAGCCTCTCATCATACTATAGCCAAAGGTTATAATTTTATCCATAAAGAAAAATTAGAATATATGAAAGATTTTATATTTTTTTCAAATATATTGTCCTATATGGATAAGAAAAAAATGTCTATGTTTTTATTCGGAAACGAAGAGAAATACTTTTTTTCTATTTTAGAAAAGATAAAAAAAATATATCCTAATATAACTAATATTGGAAGTTTTGAAAATACAAAAAATAAAACAGAATTAGAAAAAGCGTTTATAGGATTAAAAAAGATAGACCCAAATATGCTTTTAATATATATGCCTTTTAAAAAATCTTTATATTGGTTTTCGGATAA
Protein-coding regions in this window:
- a CDS encoding WecB/TagA/CpsF family glycosyltransferase gives rise to the protein MMEGMESKSILGVRIDNFNNNFEDILERLKNKENALIVTLDIHQLLRVRSNKKLKETVNNASLVIASHHTIAKGYNFIHKEKLEYMKDFIFFSNILSYMDKKKMSMFLFGNEEKYFFSILEKIKKIYPNITNIGSFENTKNKTELEKAFIGLKKIDPNMLLIYMPFKKSLYWFSDNKENLKVKLCVPVSRPLDGFAGKTESPNRDILESNKEEIFYLKKNIFRIFLYFDYIFFWILVLFEKLTLNKNKK